In Uranotaenia lowii strain MFRU-FL chromosome 2, ASM2978415v1, whole genome shotgun sequence, one genomic interval encodes:
- the LOC129747172 gene encoding ATP-dependent RNA helicase WM6, which produces MADNDDLLDYEDEDQTEQVAAEPTEQPKKDVKGTYVSIHSSGFRDFLLKPEILRAIVDCGFEHPSEVQHECIPQAVLGMDILCQAKSGMGKTAVFVLATLQQLEPTESVPYVLVMCHTRELAFQISKEYERFSKYMPSIKVAVFFGGLPIQKDEEVLKSTNPHIIVGTPGRVLALIRNKKLNLKHLKHFILDECDKMLEQLDMRRDVQEIFRNTPHGKQVMMFSATLSKEIRPVCKKFMQDPMEVYVDDETKLTLHGLQQHYVKLKENEKNKKLFELLDVLEFNQVVIFVKSVQRCMALAQLLTEQNFPAIGIHRGMVQEERLSRYQQFKDFQKRILVATNLFGRGMDIERVNIVFNYDMPEDSDTYLHRVARAGRFGTKGLAITFVSDETDAKILNEVQDRFDVNITELPDEIDLSSYIEGR; this is translated from the exons ATGGCCGATAATGATGATCTTTTGGACTACGAGGATGAGGACCAGACCGAGCAGGTGGCAGCAGAGCCAACGGAACAACCTAAGAAAGACGTTAAGGGAACGTACGTGTCGATTCACAGTTCCGGTTTCCGGGATTTCTTGCTGAAGCCGGAAATTTTGCGCGCAATTGTCGACTGCGGTTTCGAACATCCATCGGAAg TTCAACACGAATGTATCCCCCAGGCGGTTCTTGGTATGGACATTCTGTGCCAGGCCAAGTCCGGTATGGGTAAGACGGCCGTGTTTGTGCTGGCTACCCTGCAGCAGCTGGAACCTACCGAGAGCGTGCCGTACGTGCTGGTCATGTGCCATACCCGTGAGTTGGCCTTCCAGATCAGCAAGGAGTACGAGCGGTTCTCCAAGTACATGCCCAGCATCAAAGTGGCCGTTTTCTTCGGCGGTTTGCCGATCCAGAAGGACGAAGAGGTGCTGAAATCGACCAACCCGCACATCATCGTCGGCACACCCGGCCGAGTGTTGGCTCTGATTCGCAACAAGAAACTGAACCTGAAGCATTTGAAGCATTTCATCCTGGATGAGTGCGACAAAATGTTGGAACAGTTAG ACATGCGCCGGGATGTGCAGGAAATTTTCCGTAACACCCCGCACGGCAAGCAGGTGATGATGTTCTCCGCCACGCTCAGCAAGGAGATCCGGCCGGTGTGCAAAAAGTTCATGCAAGAT CCTATGGAAGTCTATGTTGACGATGAAACCAAATTAACATTGCACGGTCTGCAACAACATTACGTCAAGTTGAAGGAGaacgagaaaaacaaaaagcttttcgaattgctggatgtTTTGGAATTTAACCAG GtggtcatttttgtgaaatcggtACAGCGTTGTATGGCTCTGGCGCAGCTTCTTACTGAGCAAAATTTCCCGGCCATCGGAATCCACCGTGGAATGGTTCAGGAAGAACGTCTATCTCGGTACCAGCAGTTTAAAGATTTCCAGAAACGCATTTTGGTGGCCACTAACTTGTTCGGCCGTGGTATGGATATTGAGCGGGTGAACATCGTTTTCAACTACGACATGCCGGAGGATTCCGACACTTACCTGCATCGAGTGGCTCGTGCCGGTCGTTTTGGTACCAAGGGATTGGCCATCACTTTTGTATCGGATGAAACCGATGCCAAGATTTTGAACGAAGTTCAAGACCGGTTCGACGTTAACATCACTGAACTACCTGACGAAATTGATCTCTCGTCATACA ttgaaGGACGATAA
- the LOC129744946 gene encoding uncharacterized protein LOC129744946 produces MDLLKKMMGLDGHKDDDEGDKRKKKPMLKDEFRKPVWVEEYDSDDDLFDNQKIMGVQVFTNPLEMQKHFEHQIAEMMKSLEEYDDTFKAFDRDIKQDFLKPGFENEVKKDLNKEKLLDTDLDGEIYPDQLHTLLQRISPDLKELLPKRRAVEIPSADADQDGKARMERKVKLTDEQKILDLIHGFKQSDDMPSTSNRPRMSRKTPPQRFHDGIFEGTFQGPRMFGQSIISQTIRKPDGTYETRKTVRDSEGHTKTTITRSTQDGKQETITTYGDDGGPASKSFIEKQTESPLVNDNSLASTLLNLNIGGRKHLFTQNGYVLPKNLW; encoded by the exons ATGGATCTGTTGAAGAAGATGATGGGCCTTGATGGTCACAAGGACGACGACGAGGGTGATAAGAG AAAGAAGAAACCGATGCTAaaggatgaatttcgcaagccTGTTTGGGTCGAGGAATACGACAGTGACGATGATCTGTTCGACAACCAGAAGATCATGGGTGTTCAAGTGTTTACCAATCCGCTGgaaatgcaaaaacattttgagCACCAAATTGCGGAGATGATGAAAAGCCTGGAAGAGTATGATG ATACCTTCAAGGCATTCGACCGCGATATTAAACAAGACTTCCTGAAGCCTGGTTTTGAGAACGAGGTTAAGAAGGATCTCAATAAGGAAAAGTTGTTGGATACTGACTTGGATGGAGA AATTTATCCGGATCAATTGCACACCTTGCTTCAACGGATTTCTCCTGATTTGAAGGAGCTTTTGCCTAAACGTCGCGCGGTTGAAATTCCCTCAGCGGATGCCGACCAAGATGGCAAGGCTCGGATGGAGCGAAAGGTGAAACTAACTGAcgaacaaaaaatattggacTTGATTCATGGATTTAAGCAATCGGACGACATGCCTTCGACTTCAAATAGACCCCGCATGTCACGTAAGACGCCACCGCAACGTTTCCACGACGGTATTTTTGAGGGTACCTTCCAAGGACCGCGTATGTTTGGACAAAGCATCATTTCGCAAACCATACGTAAACCGGATGGG ACTTACGAAACCCGTAAAACCGTACGTGACTCCGAGGGTCACACTAAAACAACTATAACCCGTTCGACCCAGGATGGAAAACAAGAGACCATAACAACTTACGGGGACGACGGAGGGCCGGCATCCAAATCTTTCATCGAAAAACAAACAGAGTCGCCGTTGGTAAACGACAACTCTCTCGCTAGTACTCTCCTGAACCTTAACATTGGGGGTCGTAAGCACCTTTTCACCCAGAATGGTTATGTTTTACCCAAGAACCTGTGGTGA